The DNA window GCCCACGCCGAACGCCTCGCGTGCCTGGCCCTTCTCGTCACTCAACAGGATGAAGGGCAGCCGGTGCTTGGCGGCGAAGCCCTGGTGCGAGGAGACGGAGTCGGAGCTGATGCCGATGACCTCCGCGCCCGCGGCGACGAAGTCCTCGTACTGGTCCCTCAAGCCACACGCCTGGACCGTACAACCCGGCGAGTCGTCTCGCGGGTAGAAGTAGACGACCAGCACGTTGCGCCCCGCCAGGTCTCGCAGGCGCACCGGCTGGTTGCCCGCGCCCATCAGCGTCACGTCCGGCAGCGCATCGCCCTGCTGCAGCATCTTCGTCCTCGCCACGTGCTCTCCTCCCGCATCGCCGGAAGGTGAGGCCCGGCGCGCCCACGGCCTCGCGAGTCAACCATGCCCTCCAGGGAGGGGCGAGCTTGCGGCCAGGCAAGCCGGGTGGGGTGCTTCACGCCCGCCTCCTCGCTGAGCGGGGGTCCAAGGTGGAACGGCGTGGAGGAGGACCCTTCGCGACGCATCCCCGGGACGCCCGTTGCATCTCATGAGCGTGGGGGATGCGGTGTCGCTCCCCCGTCCGGCAGGCGACAGCCCTGTGCGCGGCCGGACCCGAAATTTCGGGCGCGGGAGGCCTTGGCGTCTTACCTTTCGAGACAAGACGTGAGAGCTTATCTGGGGTACAGGGCGGAAACTTTCGCCGGAGTTGCGCAACGTGCCGTTCAGGCGTAGGACGCACCTCCGGGGGGTTGGTCAGGAGTGAACATGGTCGGCCTCGTCGTCGCATCGCACGGGCGTTTGGCGGAGGAGCTGGTCTCCACCGCGGAACAGATCGTGGGGAAGCTCCCCGCGGTGGCAACCTGCAACATCGAGCCGGGGACTCCTGTCGAGGACCTCCGCGCGAAGATGAAGCAGGCGGTGTCGCGCGTGGACGCCGGAGACGGTGTCATCATCCTCGCGGACCTGTTCGGCGGAACGCCCTGTAAGGAATCGCTGATGATGTGTCAGCGCATGAACCTGGAGGTCCTGGCGGGCGTCAACCTGCCCATGCTCCTCAAGGCCAACTCGCTGCGCTCCGAGCAGCTCACCCTCGCCGAGATGGCCAACCAGTTGGCGTCCTATGGTCAGCGCAACATCACCTGTGCATCCGCCCTGCTTCGCGAGGCCCAGCAGCAGCCGCGAACTTGACGGACCCGCGCGGGTCGGCGATTCGAGACGGCTGTGATCTCCCTGGTCCGCGTCGACAACCGCCTCATCCACGGTCAGGTCGTCGAGGCCTGGTTGCCCTTCCTCAAGGTCTCCCGCGTCGTGGTCGCGGATGACGAGGCGGCCTCCAGCCCGCTCATCCGTGCCGCCATGGCGCTCGCGGTGCAGAGCGCCATCGAGGTCCAGATTCTTCCGTTGTCCCAGGTGGACTTCGCGGCCCTGTCCAAGGACGGGGTGCGCACGCTGGTGCTCCTGCGGGACGTGGCGTCCGTGCCCTTCGCGTACGCGCACGGCCTGACCCTGGGCGAGCTCAACCTGGGCAACGTGCACTTCGGCACGGGCCGCCGGCAGGTGTCTCCGTCCGTCTTCCTGGCGGAGGCGGAGCTGCGCACGCTCCAGCAGATGGCGGAGCAGGGCGTGCGCGTGGAGGCGCGGGCCGTGCCGTCGGAGAAGCCGGTGGAGCTGTCGGACCTCTCGGAGCGGTGGGCGAAGGCCGGGTGAGCACGTGAGCGTCGTCTGGACCCAGGTGGCGCTCGCGGGGGTGTGGGGCGGCCTGGTGGCCGTGGAGCGCAAGGCGTTCCTTCAGGCCATGATGTCCCGGCCGCTCGTGGCCGGCACCGTCATGGGGCTCTTGCTCGATGACGTGACGTCCGGGCTGAGCGTGGGCCTGCTCCTGGAGCTCTTCTTCCTGGGCACCGCCAACCTGGGCGCGTCGCTGCCGGAGAACGACACGCTGGCGGCCACCGCCACCAGCGCGGCCGCGTGCACCATCACCCAGGCCTCGGGCGCGCCGTCCACGCCGGCCATCTGGTCGCTGGCGGTGCTGCTCTTCATCGGCATGGGGCGGGTGGGGCGGCGCGGAGACCGGCTGCTGGAAGGCTATTCGGCGCGGCTGGCGCGAGTCGCGCTGGCCTCCGCGGAGGCGGGCAACCTCACGCGCGCCATGCGGCAGAACCTGTGGGGCATGTGGCCGCACTTCACGCTGTACGGCGTGCTGACGGCGCTGTGCGCGCTCGCGGGCTTCTTCGTGGAGCCGGTGCTCCAGGCCCTGCCCGCGGCGCTGACGCGAGGGCTGGCGTGGGCCTTCCCCGCCATGGCGTCCGTGGCGGCGGCCATCGCCGCGCAGGGCA is part of the Myxococcus landrumus genome and encodes:
- a CDS encoding peroxiredoxin — its product is MARTKMLQQGDALPDVTLMGAGNQPVRLRDLAGRNVLVVYFYPRDDSPGCTVQACGLRDQYEDFVAAGAEVIGISSDSVSSHQGFAAKHRLPFILLSDEKGQAREAFGVGGSFLGLLPGRVTFVVDRQGIIRDSFESQIRVGEHVRRSLELVRSLASHATPASST
- a CDS encoding PTS sugar transporter subunit IIA, yielding MVGLVVASHGRLAEELVSTAEQIVGKLPAVATCNIEPGTPVEDLRAKMKQAVSRVDAGDGVIILADLFGGTPCKESLMMCQRMNLEVLAGVNLPMLLKANSLRSEQLTLAEMANQLASYGQRNITCASALLREAQQQPRT
- a CDS encoding PTS system mannose/fructose/N-acetylgalactosamine-transporter subunit IIB, which produces MISLVRVDNRLIHGQVVEAWLPFLKVSRVVVADDEAASSPLIRAAMALAVQSAIEVQILPLSQVDFAALSKDGVRTLVLLRDVASVPFAYAHGLTLGELNLGNVHFGTGRRQVSPSVFLAEAELRTLQQMAEQGVRVEARAVPSEKPVELSDLSERWAKAG
- a CDS encoding PTS sugar transporter subunit IIC, which encodes MSVVWTQVALAGVWGGLVAVERKAFLQAMMSRPLVAGTVMGLLLDDVTSGLSVGLLLELFFLGTANLGASLPENDTLAATATSAAACTITQASGAPSTPAIWSLAVLLFIGMGRVGRRGDRLLEGYSARLARVALASAEAGNLTRAMRQNLWGMWPHFTLYGVLTALCALAGFFVEPVLQALPAALTRGLAWAFPAMASVAAAIAAQGSHARKAPLYAALGAAAVTVAIVLYLLQERGT